The following proteins are co-located in the Ancylothrix sp. D3o genome:
- a CDS encoding Uma2 family endonuclease, producing the protein MLELQSPAQSKIIYPDSDGKPMADNTKQYHLIVTIQGGIDGLYKDDENVFVAGDLLWYPVEGNNAVCTAPDVMVVFGRPKGYRGSYKQWLEDNIPPIVVFEILSPSNTIKEMAKKQEFYNNYGVEEYYLFDPEKGDLCGWLRAENKLEVIEEMRGWISPRLGIKLDVVEGELVICRPDGERFASYVELIRQKEQQQQRAEQAEALLEEERRRREVLEARLREMGIDPQQL; encoded by the coding sequence ATGCTCGAACTGCAATCACCGGCACAATCTAAAATTATTTACCCAGATAGCGACGGGAAACCAATGGCAGATAATACGAAACAATACCATTTAATTGTGACAATTCAGGGGGGAATAGATGGGCTATATAAAGATGATGAAAATGTGTTTGTAGCGGGGGATTTGTTGTGGTATCCGGTGGAGGGAAATAATGCTGTTTGTACAGCGCCGGATGTGATGGTGGTTTTTGGCCGGCCCAAGGGATATCGAGGTTCTTATAAACAATGGCTTGAAGATAATATTCCGCCCATCGTGGTGTTTGAAATTCTCTCGCCAAGTAATACGATTAAGGAGATGGCGAAAAAGCAGGAATTTTACAACAATTACGGCGTTGAAGAGTATTATTTGTTTGACCCGGAAAAGGGCGATTTATGTGGATGGTTACGCGCTGAAAATAAGTTAGAAGTTATTGAAGAAATGAGGGGTTGGATAAGTCCGAGATTGGGGATAAAATTGGATGTGGTTGAGGGGGAATTGGTGATTTGCCGGCCTGATGGTGAGCGTTTTGCTTCTTATGTGGAATTAATACGACAAAAGGAGCAACAACAGCAACGTGCAGAGCAGGCTGAGGCGTTATTAGAAGAGGAACGCCGGCGGCGGGAAGTTTTAGAGGCGCGACTACGAGAAATGGGAATTGATCCTCAGCAGTTGTAA
- a CDS encoding Uma2 family endonuclease, whose product MQTADTNLETTLPLRLWTVEEYHRLAEFGILTTDEKVELIAGQIIRKIRPQTPIHATGLTLTRLLIQKLLAKQALVITQLPITLNDFSEPEPDIAVVIPDELRYLANHPTPADIHLLIEIADTTLKTDTGIKAKEYAKSGIKEYWVLDLKNRQLLVFRQPTETDYQNKQTLPENSSISALQFPQINLQIQQMLPPAI is encoded by the coding sequence ATGCAAACAGCAGATACAAACTTAGAAACAACCTTACCCCTGCGCCTTTGGACAGTGGAAGAATATCACCGGCTCGCAGAATTCGGAATATTAACCACTGATGAAAAAGTAGAATTAATTGCCGGTCAAATCATTAGAAAAATCAGACCTCAAACACCTATACACGCAACCGGCCTAACCTTAACCCGCCTATTAATTCAAAAATTATTAGCTAAACAAGCCTTAGTCATAACCCAACTGCCGATCACATTAAATGATTTTTCAGAACCAGAACCAGACATTGCAGTAGTCATACCCGATGAATTGCGATATCTTGCCAATCACCCCACCCCCGCAGACATCCATCTGCTAATAGAAATAGCCGACACAACCTTAAAAACAGACACCGGCATCAAAGCCAAAGAATACGCAAAATCAGGCATCAAAGAATATTGGGTACTCGACCTCAAAAACCGGCAACTTCTTGTTTTCAGACAACCCACAGAAACAGATTATCAAAACAAACAAACACTCCCAGAAAACAGCAGCATTTCAGCCCTACAATTTCCCCAAATTAACCTTCAAATTCAACAAATGCTACCACCGGCCATCTAA
- a CDS encoding cytochrome c biogenesis protein — translation MTPNNTSYPNLTNWLLTPQKFIRKEILPLIADLRLAIILLLAIAVFSISGTVIEQGQNLEYYKSNYPENPALFGFLTWKLLLALGLDHVYRTWWFLSILILFATSLTTCTFIRQFPALKAAQRWKYYDKPSQFQKLALSTQIPTENLNTLETLLQKRRYKVFREGEKIYARKGIIGRIGPIIVHASMLLILAGAIWGTMTGFMAQELVPSGNTFQIENIIDSGPWAAGQVPKDWAVHVNRFWIDYTPDGTIDQFYSDLSVVDKQGAELDRQTIYVNKPLRYKGVTMYQTDWGISAIKVQINNSPIFQLPMASLDTAGKGRLWGTWIPTKPDLSAGVSLLAKDLQGTLLIYDTTGNLATTARPGMSVQVNGVTLKILDVIGSTGLQIKADPGIPMVYLGFGLLMLSVMMSYFSHSQIWALQKDGELYIGGRTNRAQVAFEREVIEVLDTMSAKG, via the coding sequence ATGACCCCCAACAACACCTCATACCCCAACCTAACAAACTGGTTGCTAACCCCCCAAAAATTCATCCGTAAAGAAATCCTCCCCCTAATCGCCGACCTAAGATTAGCAATCATCCTACTATTAGCCATCGCTGTCTTTAGCATATCCGGCACCGTCATCGAACAAGGACAAAACCTCGAATACTACAAAAGCAACTACCCAGAAAACCCAGCCCTATTCGGCTTTTTAACCTGGAAACTCCTACTCGCCCTCGGACTCGATCACGTCTATCGAACCTGGTGGTTTCTATCAATATTAATCCTGTTTGCAACCAGCCTCACCACCTGCACATTCATCCGCCAATTCCCAGCCCTAAAAGCAGCACAACGCTGGAAATACTACGACAAACCCAGCCAATTTCAAAAACTCGCCCTTAGCACTCAAATACCCACCGAAAACCTCAATACTCTTGAAACATTACTCCAAAAACGCCGCTATAAAGTCTTCCGTGAAGGCGAAAAAATCTACGCCCGCAAAGGCATAATCGGACGCATCGGCCCGATCATCGTTCATGCTAGTATGCTGCTCATACTTGCCGGTGCAATTTGGGGCACCATGACCGGCTTTATGGCACAAGAACTCGTTCCCAGCGGTAACACCTTTCAAATTGAAAATATCATCGATAGCGGCCCTTGGGCAGCCGGTCAAGTCCCCAAAGATTGGGCAGTCCACGTTAACCGCTTTTGGATCGACTATACCCCCGACGGCACCATCGATCAATTTTATTCTGACCTTTCCGTTGTTGATAAACAAGGCGCAGAACTCGACCGGCAAACCATCTACGTCAACAAACCCCTCCGGTACAAAGGTGTCACCATGTACCAAACCGACTGGGGAATATCTGCAATTAAAGTGCAAATCAATAACAGCCCTATTTTCCAGCTACCAATGGCCTCCCTCGACACCGCAGGAAAAGGCCGTCTTTGGGGAACGTGGATACCCACCAAACCAGACTTAAGTGCCGGTGTTTCTCTTCTTGCAAAAGACCTGCAAGGAACTCTCCTCATTTACGATACCACCGGCAACCTCGCCACCACAGCCCGTCCGGGGATGTCTGTTCAAGTTAATGGAGTTACCCTCAAAATTCTCGATGTTATTGGCAGCACCGGCCTCCAAATTAAGGCAGATCCAGGCATTCCTATGGTCTATCTTGGCTTTGGGTTACTGATGTTAAGTGTGATGATGAGTTACTTCTCTCATTCTCAAATTTGGGCGCTGCAAAAAGATGGAGAGTTATATATCGGTGGCCGTACAAATCGCGCTCAAGTTGCTTTTGAAAGAGAGGTAATTGAAGTTTTGGATACCATGAGCGCAAAAGGATAG
- the apcA gene encoding allophycocyanin subunit alpha, producing the protein MSIVTKSIVNADAEARYLSPGELDRIKGFVTTGERRVRIAQILSESRERIVKQAGDQLFQKRPDVVSPGGNAYGEEMTATCLRDLDYYLRLITYGIVAGDVTPIEEIGIVGVREMYRSLGTPIDGVAEGIRAMKNAASSLLSGEDAAEASSYFDYVIGAMQ; encoded by the coding sequence ATGAGTATCGTCACGAAATCCATCGTGAATGCTGATGCCGAGGCCCGTTACCTGAGCCCTGGTGAATTGGATCGCATCAAAGGCTTCGTCACCACCGGCGAACGCCGCGTTCGGATTGCCCAAATCTTGAGCGAATCCCGCGAACGCATCGTCAAACAAGCTGGCGACCAACTCTTCCAAAAACGCCCCGACGTCGTGTCTCCTGGTGGAAACGCTTATGGCGAAGAAATGACCGCCACCTGCTTGCGTGACCTCGACTACTACCTGCGCCTTATCACCTACGGAATCGTTGCTGGTGATGTAACCCCCATCGAAGAAATCGGTATCGTTGGCGTGCGCGAAATGTACAGATCCTTGGGTACCCCCATTGATGGCGTTGCCGAAGGCATCCGCGCAATGAAAAACGCAGCTTCTTCTCTGCTGTCTGGCGAAGATGCAGCCGAAGCCTCTTCCTACTTCGACTATGTGATCGGTGCAATGCAGTAA
- the queF gene encoding preQ(1) synthase gives MSDQTTKETAEMKYGERNIAEGELITFPNPRPGRRYNISISLPEFTCKCPFSGYPDFATIHINYVPDQKVVELKAIKLYINSYRERYISHEESVNQILDDLVAAVDPLEMNVKGDFAPRGNVHTVIEVQHTKNAN, from the coding sequence ATGTCAGACCAAACAACAAAAGAAACCGCAGAAATGAAATACGGTGAACGCAATATTGCCGAGGGAGAATTAATTACTTTTCCAAATCCACGACCGGGCCGGCGCTACAACATCAGCATATCCTTACCAGAATTTACCTGTAAATGTCCCTTTTCTGGATACCCTGACTTTGCCACAATTCATATTAATTATGTACCCGATCAAAAAGTAGTAGAACTAAAAGCCATAAAGCTATATATCAACAGTTACCGAGAGCGCTATATTTCCCATGAAGAATCGGTTAATCAAATATTAGATGATTTGGTTGCGGCTGTCGATCCCTTAGAAATGAACGTCAAAGGAGACTTTGCCCCTAGAGGAAACGTGCATACAGTCATAGAAGTACAGCATACAAAAAACGCAAATTAA
- a CDS encoding peptidoglycan-binding protein yields the protein MQSTNNQSIQSQAFATQLNKPVLQLGSKGNEVKELQKLLIHWNYLPYGFSIDGYFSTTVQDAVTAFQYRVFLKMDGIVGKNTWQALYTGAPVNMPMLQRGSQGEAVKTLQRALADSNSYYGANDGNFGPITEAAVRTFQKNAGLVVDGIVGNKTWYALSKIYAPVGC from the coding sequence ATGCAATCCACCAACAACCAATCAATTCAATCTCAAGCATTTGCTACTCAATTAAATAAGCCGGTTCTCCAGTTAGGTTCTAAAGGTAATGAAGTTAAAGAGTTGCAAAAGTTGCTAATTCACTGGAATTATCTTCCCTACGGTTTCTCGATTGATGGTTATTTCTCTACCACTGTTCAAGATGCTGTTACAGCTTTTCAATACCGAGTATTTTTGAAAATGGATGGCATTGTTGGCAAGAATACCTGGCAGGCATTGTACACCGGCGCCCCTGTGAATATGCCAATGTTGCAACGTGGTTCTCAAGGGGAAGCAGTCAAAACTTTGCAACGCGCTTTAGCCGATTCTAATTCTTATTATGGCGCAAATGATGGAAATTTTGGGCCGATTACTGAGGCGGCTGTTCGCACTTTCCAAAAAAATGCCGGTTTAGTTGTTGACGGAATTGTGGGCAATAAAACCTGGTATGCGTTGAGCAAAATTTACGCTCCTGTGGGCTGTTAA
- a CDS encoding peptidoglycan-binding protein, which yields MQSTNNQSIQSQAFATQLNKPVLQLGSKGNEVKELQKLLIHWNYLPNGFSIDGYFSTTVHDAVTAFQYRVFLKMDGIVGKNTWQALYTGAPVNMPMLQRGSQGEAVKTLQRALADSNSYYGANDGNFGPITEAAVRTFQKNAGLVVDGIVGNKTWYALSKIYAPVGC from the coding sequence ATGCAATCCACCAACAACCAATCAATTCAATCTCAAGCATTTGCTACTCAATTAAATAAGCCGGTTCTCCAGTTAGGTTCTAAAGGTAATGAAGTTAAAGAGTTGCAAAAGTTGCTAATTCACTGGAATTACCTACCCAACGGTTTCTCCATTGATGGTTATTTCTCTACCACTGTTCACGATGCTGTTACAGCTTTTCAATACCGAGTATTTTTGAAAATGGATGGCATTGTTGGCAAGAATACCTGGCAGGCATTGTACACCGGCGCCCCTGTGAATATGCCAATGTTGCAACGTGGTTCTCAAGGGGAAGCAGTCAAAACTTTGCAACGCGCTTTAGCCGATTCTAATTCTTATTATGGCGCAAATGATGGAAATTTTGGCCCGATTACTGAGGCGGCTGTTCGCACTTTCCAAAAAAATGCCGGTTTAGTTGTTGACGGAATTGTGGGCAATAAAACCTGGTATGCGTTGAGCAAAATTTACGCTCCTGTGGGCTGTTAA
- the apcB gene encoding allophycocyanin subunit beta, with product MQDAITSVINSSDVQGKYLDSSSLDKLKAYFATGELRVRAATTISANAATIVKEAVAKSLLYSDITRPGGNMYTTRRYAACIRDLDYYLRYATYAMLAGDPSILDERVLNGLKETYNSLGVPIGATVQAIQAMKEVTAGLVGADAGKEMGVYFDYISSGLS from the coding sequence ATGCAAGACGCAATTACTTCCGTAATCAACTCTTCCGACGTTCAAGGCAAATACCTTGATAGTTCTTCTCTCGACAAACTGAAAGCATACTTCGCCACCGGCGAACTCCGCGTCCGCGCCGCAACCACCATCAGCGCCAACGCAGCCACCATCGTCAAAGAAGCAGTAGCCAAATCTCTGTTGTACTCTGACATCACCCGTCCCGGTGGCAATATGTACACCACCCGTCGCTATGCAGCTTGCATCCGCGACCTCGACTACTACCTCCGTTATGCCACCTACGCCATGTTGGCCGGCGACCCGTCCATCCTTGATGAGCGCGTCCTCAACGGTTTGAAAGAAACCTACAACTCCTTGGGCGTTCCCATCGGCGCTACCGTTCAAGCTATCCAAGCTATGAAAGAAGTTACCGCCGGTTTGGTGGGTGCTGATGCCGGTAAAGAAATGGGCGTTTACTTCGACTACATTTCTTCTGGCTTGAGCTAA
- a CDS encoding ATP-binding protein: MASLHPHISYTHSLSELSVNKKDPCEVIRELISNSYDARANRIEIYPLLKEKGFIYFDNGIGLSETQEINGITPYEAFFSIGMSTKIQGEAIGYKCQGSKLCFASTKFTLITRCKGEENWRSISIDNPKKNLKVEFDISSQKNEQPWESLAALFKIKNSQIQPILDKLNQEYFRDKFNTGAMIIVEGLEVNNFPDYYDSKKHKDEELSYLRNYIRFYTRHGDMRILRPNDTGFPNDKQELFKSCTGYNDQCKLYLWTENKLKKIEVGYPYLEKPDDSDKLTIKSPANVAKLIDGRFYERLATNFEFEGMTYCLVLAIDGNRRAMDKYSQLSRKGKKQSCGIKLTDQRGTFICVEGVKICSFNEIFEQSQLDDYAVLATPAGQCHYTFMINGTFDVVTNRNSLTDASLNVLRNPSFVDEIKYFFDKAMNKEVFKELIERLNKENQEVKLDTYTKKLNNLKKGIKHRPRFMVDIESFKDRWIVEPKMGEEHWVGALYTMFAHLVPNDSPYADIWLRPRTFSSMGIDSIAVDNAEKSLDENVHKALEYKYAFYPSDEFNHPLILTSQIICWEMPAGENNEQIEDSYEYSGSIVFTEQLDGIGYEIQNIENDTNGDVHGGKIKVISLKKLLQKTFPNSTWKSAPAVSKKKGTT; encoded by the coding sequence ATGGCTTCACTTCATCCCCACATATCCTATACACACTCTTTGTCTGAGCTTTCAGTTAATAAAAAAGACCCCTGTGAGGTTATTCGAGAATTAATATCAAACTCCTATGATGCACGGGCAAATAGAATAGAAATTTATCCATTATTGAAAGAAAAAGGATTTATTTACTTTGACAACGGTATTGGTTTAAGCGAGACTCAAGAAATTAATGGGATAACTCCTTATGAGGCTTTTTTCTCTATAGGGATGTCTACAAAAATTCAAGGAGAAGCTATAGGCTATAAATGTCAAGGATCAAAGCTATGTTTTGCTTCTACAAAATTTACCTTGATTACCAGATGTAAGGGTGAGGAAAATTGGCGTTCAATATCTATAGATAATCCTAAAAAGAACTTAAAAGTTGAATTTGATATTTCCTCGCAAAAAAATGAGCAACCTTGGGAAAGTCTAGCGGCTTTATTTAAGATCAAAAATTCTCAAATTCAGCCGATTCTGGATAAACTTAATCAAGAATATTTTAGAGATAAATTTAACACAGGAGCTATGATCATTGTTGAAGGTCTGGAGGTGAACAACTTTCCGGATTATTATGATTCCAAGAAACATAAAGATGAGGAATTGTCATATTTAAGGAATTACATACGTTTTTACACCCGACATGGTGATATGAGAATTCTTCGCCCTAATGACACAGGATTTCCAAACGATAAACAAGAACTTTTTAAAAGCTGTACTGGTTACAATGATCAATGCAAGTTATATCTCTGGACAGAAAATAAATTAAAAAAAATTGAAGTTGGGTATCCTTATTTAGAAAAGCCAGATGACTCTGATAAGTTAACAATCAAAAGTCCGGCCAACGTAGCAAAACTTATTGATGGAAGGTTTTATGAGCGGCTTGCTACTAATTTTGAATTTGAAGGAATGACTTATTGCCTAGTTTTGGCAATTGACGGAAATCGCCGAGCAATGGACAAATATTCCCAATTAAGCAGAAAAGGTAAGAAACAAAGTTGTGGCATTAAATTGACGGATCAGAGAGGGACATTTATTTGCGTTGAAGGAGTTAAAATTTGTAGTTTTAATGAAATTTTTGAACAAAGCCAGTTAGATGATTATGCAGTTCTGGCAACTCCGGCGGGTCAATGTCACTATACTTTTATGATTAATGGCACCTTTGATGTGGTAACGAATAGAAATTCTTTAACGGACGCTTCCTTAAACGTTTTGAGAAATCCTTCTTTCGTGGATGAAATCAAATATTTTTTTGATAAAGCCATGAATAAAGAGGTATTTAAGGAATTGATAGAGCGACTCAACAAAGAGAACCAAGAGGTCAAACTAGACACTTATACCAAAAAACTGAATAACCTAAAAAAAGGAATTAAACACAGGCCAAGATTTATGGTGGATATTGAGTCATTTAAAGATAGATGGATTGTAGAGCCTAAAATGGGTGAAGAGCATTGGGTAGGAGCCTTATACACAATGTTTGCTCATCTTGTACCTAATGATTCGCCTTATGCGGATATTTGGCTACGTCCGCGAACTTTCTCTAGCATGGGAATTGATAGCATTGCTGTTGATAACGCAGAGAAATCTTTAGATGAAAATGTCCACAAAGCCCTGGAATATAAGTACGCATTTTATCCAAGTGATGAGTTTAATCATCCCTTGATATTGACTTCTCAGATCATCTGTTGGGAAATGCCAGCCGGAGAAAATAATGAACAGATTGAGGATTCATACGAATACTCTGGCTCCATAGTTTTCACTGAGCAGCTTGACGGTATAGGTTACGAAATTCAAAATATCGAGAATGACACCAACGGCGACGTTCATGGAGGAAAGATCAAAGTTATCAGTCTTAAAAAACTGCTACAAAAAACTTTTCCTAATTCTACATGGAAATCTGCGCCAGCAGTTAGTAAAAAAAAGGGCACTACTTAA
- a CDS encoding phycobilisome linker polypeptide, with amino-acid sequence MRMFKVTACVPSQSRIRTQRELQNTYFTKLVPYDNWFREQQRIMKMGGKIVKVQLATGKPGTNTGLL; translated from the coding sequence ATGAGAATGTTCAAAGTTACTGCCTGCGTTCCCAGCCAGTCGCGTATCCGCACTCAGCGCGAATTACAAAACACCTATTTCACCAAATTGGTGCCTTACGACAACTGGTTCCGTGAGCAGCAACGGATTATGAAAATGGGTGGCAAAATCGTTAAAGTTCAGCTAGCTACCGGCAAACCCGGCACCAACACCGGCCTGCTGTAA
- a CDS encoding peptidoglycan-binding protein, protein MQSTNNQSIQSQEFATQLNKPVLQFGSKGNEVKELQKLLIHWNYLPYGFSIDGYFSTTVQDAVTAFQYRVFLKMDGIVGKNTWQALYTGAPVNMPMLQRGSQGEAVKTLQRALADSNSYYGVNDGNFGPITEAAVRTFQKNAGLVVDGIVGNKTWYALSKIYAPVGC, encoded by the coding sequence ATGCAATCCACCAACAACCAATCAATTCAATCTCAAGAATTTGCTACTCAATTAAATAAGCCTGTTCTCCAGTTTGGTTCTAAAGGTAATGAAGTTAAAGAGTTGCAAAAGCTTTTAATTCACTGGAATTATCTTCCCTACGGTTTCTCCATTGATGGTTATTTCTCTACCACTGTTCAAGATGCTGTTACAGCTTTTCAATATCGAGTATTTTTGAAAATGGATGGCATTGTTGGCAAGAATACCTGGCAAGCATTGTACACCGGCGCCCCTGTGAATATGCCAATGTTGCAACGTGGTTCTCAAGGGGAAGCAGTCAAAACTTTGCAACGCGCTTTAGCCGATTCTAATTCTTATTATGGCGTAAATGATGGAAATTTTGGCCCGATTACTGAGGCTGCTGTTCGCACTTTCCAAAAAAATGCCGGTTTAGTTGTTGACGGAATTGTGGGCAATAAAACCTGGTATGCGTTGAGCAAAATTTACGCACCTGTGGGCTGTTAA
- a CDS encoding FtsW/RodA/SpoVE family cell cycle protein, protein MNISRLLPIFDPSVKDWAWEARILRWLTFLWLFTGLIVMYSASYPSGFVEHGDGLFFVKRQLVWILIGLLGFNIIVNSPLRYIMGIANFLVLLLLGFIWMTQLPGLGQTAFGATRWLKLGPVLIQPSELIKPFLILQSARIFGHWNRFSWGVRITWLGIFALVLLGILKQPNLSTTALCGMTLWLVALASGIPFNQLGGTALAGLMLGLLSVTFQEYQRRRVLSFLNPWADAMGDGYQLTQSLMAVGSGGTVGNGFGMSQQKLFFLPIQYSDFIFSVFAEEFGLFGCLGLFLLLVAYGTMALRVAFKAQNILHQLVAIGAMVLMIGQSLLNIGVATGALPTTGLPLPLVSYGGSSMIASLLTAGLLIRVARESSGGEVSSLEERRQKRRRRSA, encoded by the coding sequence GTGAATATAAGCCGGCTATTACCGATTTTTGACCCTTCCGTAAAAGATTGGGCGTGGGAAGCGCGGATATTGCGGTGGTTAACCTTCCTGTGGCTGTTTACCGGCCTCATAGTCATGTATTCTGCATCCTATCCTAGCGGCTTTGTAGAACATGGCGATGGCTTGTTTTTTGTGAAACGCCAGCTAGTTTGGATATTGATCGGTTTGCTAGGCTTTAATATAATCGTCAACTCCCCCCTGCGCTACATCATGGGGATAGCAAATTTTTTAGTTTTGCTATTGCTGGGCTTTATTTGGATGACGCAGTTACCCGGACTTGGACAAACCGCTTTCGGCGCAACTCGCTGGCTAAAATTGGGGCCGGTTTTGATTCAACCTTCGGAATTAATTAAACCATTTTTAATCTTACAAAGCGCTCGTATTTTTGGGCATTGGAACCGCTTTTCTTGGGGAGTCCGCATTACTTGGCTGGGGATTTTTGCCCTTGTTTTGCTTGGGATTTTAAAACAGCCAAATTTAAGTACAACAGCCCTTTGTGGCATGACATTGTGGTTAGTAGCGCTGGCGAGTGGTATTCCTTTCAATCAACTGGGGGGAACCGCTTTAGCCGGCTTAATGTTAGGGCTTTTAAGTGTAACTTTTCAAGAATATCAACGCCGCCGGGTTTTATCATTTTTGAATCCTTGGGCCGATGCAATGGGAGATGGTTATCAACTCACCCAAAGTTTAATGGCTGTGGGTTCGGGTGGAACCGTAGGAAATGGCTTCGGAATGTCGCAACAAAAGTTATTTTTTCTGCCAATTCAATACAGCGATTTTATTTTTTCTGTGTTTGCGGAAGAATTTGGGCTTTTCGGATGTTTAGGGTTATTTTTGTTGTTGGTTGCTTATGGAACAATGGCGCTGAGGGTAGCATTTAAGGCTCAAAATATTTTACATCAATTAGTAGCAATTGGGGCGATGGTTTTGATGATTGGGCAGTCGTTGTTAAATATTGGTGTGGCAACAGGTGCGTTACCTACAACCGGTTTACCTTTGCCTTTAGTCAGTTATGGTGGTAGTTCAATGATTGCCAGTTTGTTGACTGCCGGTTTGTTAATTAGAGTGGCAAGAGAAAGCAGTGGTGGCGAGGTTTCGTCGTTGGAAGAACGCCGTCAAAAACGCCGACGCCGGTCGGCGTAA
- a CDS encoding cytochrome c biogenesis protein CcdA: MIETLKTQLYHLQQLADNLVTGQLTHLTPLSIAIIFLAGLLTSLTPCMLSMLPITIGYIGGYEAKTRLQAAAQSTWFSLGLATTLAGLGILAAVAGQVYGQVGIGLPIIVSIIAILMGLNLLEALPLQLPAWGSTDWISKDLPESLRSYLTGLTFGIVASPCSTPVLATLLAWISTTKDPILGSLLLLSYTAGYVAPLILAGTFTASLKKLLELRQWSSWITPLSGALLVGFGVFSLLFRLVPAA, translated from the coding sequence ATGATAGAAACACTTAAAACCCAGCTATACCACCTCCAACAACTCGCCGATAACCTAGTCACCGGCCAACTCACCCACCTAACCCCCCTCAGCATCGCCATCATCTTTCTAGCCGGCCTCCTCACCAGCCTAACCCCCTGTATGCTCTCCATGCTGCCCATCACCATCGGCTACATCGGAGGCTACGAAGCCAAAACACGCCTCCAAGCCGCCGCCCAGTCCACCTGGTTTTCCCTAGGACTAGCCACCACCCTAGCCGGCCTCGGCATCCTCGCAGCAGTAGCCGGTCAAGTCTACGGACAAGTAGGAATTGGCCTACCTATCATCGTCAGCATCATCGCAATACTAATGGGCCTAAACCTCCTCGAAGCCCTCCCCCTCCAACTCCCCGCCTGGGGTTCCACAGACTGGATCTCCAAAGACCTCCCCGAAAGCCTCAGATCCTACCTCACCGGCCTTACCTTTGGCATTGTCGCCTCCCCTTGCAGCACACCGGTTCTCGCTACCCTCCTAGCCTGGATATCCACCACAAAAGACCCCATCCTCGGCAGCCTCCTACTACTCTCCTACACCGCCGGCTACGTCGCCCCCCTCATCCTCGCCGGCACCTTCACCGCCAGCCTCAAAAAACTCCTAGAACTGCGCCAGTGGTCATCATGGATCACCCCCCTAAGCGGCGCCTTATTAGTAGGATTCGGCGTATTTTCCCTACTATTTAGACTTGTTCCCGCCGCCTAA
- the speD gene encoding adenosylmethionine decarboxylase: MKQMGTHLVVEAWQSPGDLLNDPERIRRALIDAISAGGATLIDLCVHQFSPHGVTATATLAESHIAIHTWPEYGYFAADLFFCGAGEPKLAMQVLKTALQAEQVTMREIPRGFYPEMGADEPVPTEFYKARPKEAAAV; encoded by the coding sequence ATGAAACAAATGGGAACCCATCTGGTTGTTGAAGCTTGGCAGTCTCCGGGCGACCTTCTCAACGATCCTGAACGCATCCGCCGCGCCTTGATAGATGCGATTTCAGCTGGAGGCGCGACTCTCATTGACCTGTGTGTGCATCAGTTCAGTCCTCACGGAGTGACGGCCACAGCCACTTTAGCTGAGTCCCATATCGCTATTCATACTTGGCCTGAGTATGGATATTTCGCCGCCGATTTATTTTTCTGTGGAGCCGGTGAGCCAAAATTAGCGATGCAAGTGCTAAAAACTGCGCTTCAGGCTGAACAGGTAACAATGCGAGAGATTCCGCGAGGCTTCTATCCAGAGATGGGTGCTGACGAGCCTGTTCCTACGGAGTTTTATAAGGCTCGTCCCAAGGAAGCTGCTGCCGTCTAG